One segment of Patulibacter sp. SYSU D01012 DNA contains the following:
- a CDS encoding serine hydrolase encodes MPRRRVAIPVRPLLLAGALATGASAPASAAPDPLVAAGLPAGAAWRGAVGDTARWAERQPQRIRFALRVEGRAWSHQGAVQEDSNSLLKPTVMVAYLRRPSVRGRALTPGERRLLEPMIRRSANAPVGELLDRLGGLQPLRRVGRLAGMRRFAPVRVVWGRSQITATDEARMFARLPALLPPRHRDYALDLLRTVVPEQRWGVRRAAPTGWDAVFKSGWNGRGHVTQAMRLTCRGRVVTVAVLVTGRSHHDATAAAERAGRRLLQPLRRRGAEACRAVVPA; translated from the coding sequence ATGCCCCGGCGCCGCGTCGCGATCCCCGTCCGCCCCCTCCTGCTCGCCGGGGCGCTCGCGACCGGCGCGTCGGCCCCCGCGTCCGCCGCGCCCGACCCGCTCGTCGCCGCCGGCCTGCCCGCCGGCGCCGCGTGGCGGGGCGCCGTCGGGGACACCGCGCGGTGGGCGGAGCGACAGCCGCAGCGGATCCGCTTCGCCCTGCGCGTCGAGGGGCGGGCGTGGAGCCACCAGGGCGCGGTGCAGGAGGACTCCAACAGCCTGCTCAAGCCGACGGTGATGGTCGCGTACCTGCGGCGCCCCAGCGTGCGGGGCCGCGCGCTGACGCCGGGCGAGCGGCGGCTGCTCGAGCCGATGATCCGGCGGTCGGCCAACGCGCCCGTCGGCGAGCTGCTGGACCGCCTGGGCGGGCTGCAGCCGCTGCGCCGCGTCGGGCGCCTGGCGGGCATGCGGCGCTTCGCCCCGGTGCGCGTGGTCTGGGGTCGGTCCCAGATCACCGCCACGGACGAGGCGCGGATGTTCGCCCGCTTGCCGGCGCTGCTGCCCCCGCGCCACCGCGACTACGCGCTGGACCTGTTGCGCACCGTCGTCCCCGAGCAGCGGTGGGGCGTGCGCCGGGCGGCGCCGACGGGCTGGGACGCCGTGTTCAAGAGCGGCTGGAACGGCCGCGGGCACGTCACGCAGGCGATGCGGCTGACGTGCCGGGGCCGTGTCGTGACCGTGGCCGTGCTCGTCACGGGGCGCAGCCACCACGACGCGACCGCCGCCGCCGAGCGCGCCGGCCGCCGGCTGCTGCAGCCCCTGCGCCGGCGCGGCGCCGAGGCGTGCCGCGCCGTCGTCCCGGCGTGA
- a CDS encoding esterase-like activity of phytase family protein encodes MRIPRLIPLLAAASALAAPSAAAAHGGPHRPRPPKPAAAPTLVARATLPATTYLPGPASGAALAPTPVNGVTPPFPGQPVPGFSGLLTERDGTILGLPDNGYGAKTNSADFLLAIHRVDADWRTARGGAGALRVRGTIALRDPRRRVPFPLTREDRRLTGADFDVESIQRGPDDTFWIGDEFGPFLLHVDRDGVVLDPPVPLPGVKSPQSPDLAAGETPNLPASGGFEATAALRGGRILLPFTEKALTTDADQTRHLVSAFDTRRGRYTGQTWTYRTERPDTYPADAQALDAHRLLVLERDNLDGPDAQVKRLYVVDLRRTAPDGSLVKRQVADLLDLRNPGVTQELPGTYGLGQPFRFAFVSVESVLPVGGDRVLVANDNNFPNDDGRQPGKADDTEIVAVDVPGLRRVRP; translated from the coding sequence ATGCGCATCCCCCGCCTGATCCCCCTCCTCGCGGCCGCCTCGGCGCTCGCGGCCCCCAGCGCGGCCGCCGCCCACGGCGGCCCCCACCGCCCCCGGCCGCCGAAGCCGGCGGCCGCGCCCACCCTCGTCGCCCGGGCGACGCTGCCCGCGACGACGTACCTGCCCGGCCCCGCGTCCGGCGCCGCCCTGGCGCCCACGCCGGTCAACGGCGTGACGCCCCCGTTCCCCGGCCAGCCCGTCCCGGGCTTCTCCGGCCTGCTGACCGAGCGCGACGGCACGATCCTCGGCCTGCCCGACAACGGCTACGGCGCGAAGACGAACTCGGCCGACTTCCTGCTCGCGATCCACCGCGTCGACGCCGACTGGCGCACGGCCCGGGGCGGCGCCGGCGCCCTGCGCGTCCGCGGCACGATCGCGCTGCGCGACCCGCGGCGCCGCGTCCCCTTCCCGCTCACCCGCGAGGACCGACGCCTGACGGGCGCCGACTTCGACGTCGAGTCGATCCAGCGCGGCCCCGACGACACGTTCTGGATCGGCGACGAGTTCGGTCCCTTCCTGCTGCACGTCGACCGCGACGGCGTCGTCCTCGACCCGCCGGTGCCGCTGCCCGGCGTCAAGAGCCCGCAGAGCCCGGACCTGGCCGCCGGCGAGACGCCGAACCTGCCCGCGTCGGGCGGGTTCGAGGCCACCGCCGCGCTGCGCGGCGGCCGGATCCTGCTGCCGTTCACCGAGAAGGCGCTGACGACGGACGCCGACCAGACCCGGCACCTGGTCAGCGCGTTCGACACGCGCCGCGGCCGCTACACCGGCCAGACGTGGACCTACCGCACCGAGCGCCCGGACACGTACCCCGCCGACGCGCAGGCGCTCGACGCCCACCGCCTGCTCGTCCTCGAGCGCGACAACCTCGACGGGCCCGACGCGCAGGTCAAGCGCCTGTACGTCGTGGACCTGCGCCGCACGGCCCCGGACGGCAGCCTGGTCAAGCGACAGGTCGCCGACCTGCTCGACCTGCGCAACCCGGGCGTGACGCAGGAGCTGCCGGGCACCTACGGCCTGGGCCAGCCGTTCCGCTTCGCGTTCGTGTCCGTCGAGTCGGTGCTGCCCGTCGGCGGCGACCGCGTGCTCGTCGCCAACGACAACAACTTCCCGAACGACGACGGACGGCAGCCCGGCAAGGCGGACGACACCGAGATCGTCGCCGTCGACGTTCCGGGCCTGCGCCGCGTGCGTCCCTAG
- a CDS encoding response regulator: protein MSIRTLVVDDDAHVADVHRAYVARIDGFAPVGVVHRGAEALAAVAAGGVDLVLLDLYLPDGHGLDVCRALRPPAGARTDVIAVTAARDVATVHRAVGQGVVQYLVKPFPFATFRDKLERYAAFRAGVTGRREADQAEVDALLGELRAPSAAPALPKGLSRPTYDLVAGALQAADGERSAVEIAEACGVSRVTARRYLEHLVGEGRAELSMRYGSSGRPEHRYAWTR, encoded by the coding sequence ATGAGCATCCGCACCCTCGTCGTCGACGACGACGCGCACGTCGCGGACGTCCACCGCGCGTACGTCGCGCGGATCGACGGCTTCGCGCCCGTCGGCGTGGTGCACCGGGGCGCGGAGGCGCTGGCCGCGGTCGCGGCCGGCGGGGTCGACCTGGTGCTTCTGGACCTGTACCTGCCCGACGGCCACGGCCTGGACGTCTGCCGCGCCCTGCGGCCGCCGGCCGGCGCCCGGACGGACGTGATCGCGGTCACCGCCGCGCGGGACGTCGCCACGGTGCACCGGGCGGTCGGCCAGGGCGTCGTGCAGTACCTGGTCAAGCCGTTCCCGTTCGCGACGTTCCGCGACAAGCTCGAGCGGTACGCGGCGTTCCGCGCCGGCGTGACGGGCCGACGCGAGGCCGACCAGGCCGAGGTCGACGCGCTGCTCGGCGAGCTGCGGGCTCCCTCGGCGGCGCCGGCGCTGCCGAAGGGCCTCTCGCGCCCCACGTACGACCTGGTCGCCGGGGCGCTGCAGGCCGCCGACGGGGAGCGCTCCGCCGTCGAGATCGCCGAGGCCTGCGGCGTCTCGCGCGTCACCGCGCGGCGCTACCTGGAGCACCTCGTCGGCGAGGGCCGCGCCGAGCTGTCCATGCGCTACGGCAGCTCGGGGCGCCCCGAGCACCGCTACGCCTGGACGCGCTGA
- a CDS encoding iron-sulfur cluster assembly scaffold protein: protein MDELYRENILDHYKRPRNWGVLDPADLEFEDKNPSCGDQLKVMMRIDDDRKVTEVRFDGHGCAISQSAASMASEELVGMRVDDLARLDQDFIMDLLGIEISATRTKCALLSLKIIKSAAIGAAVDWEDEAGDAVPPPGGTGSAAGF from the coding sequence ATGGACGAGCTCTATCGCGAGAACATCCTCGACCACTACAAGCGCCCGCGGAACTGGGGCGTGCTCGATCCGGCCGACCTGGAGTTCGAGGACAAGAACCCCTCGTGCGGCGACCAGCTGAAGGTCATGATGCGGATCGACGACGACCGCAAGGTCACCGAGGTCCGCTTCGACGGCCACGGCTGCGCGATCTCGCAGTCGGCGGCGTCGATGGCGTCGGAGGAGCTCGTCGGGATGCGCGTCGACGATCTCGCGCGCCTCGACCAGGACTTCATCATGGACCTGCTCGGGATCGAGATCTCGGCCACGCGCACGAAGTGCGCCCTGCTGTCGCTCAAGATCATCAAGTCCGCGGCGATCGGCGCGGCGGTCGACTGGGAGGACGAGGCGGGCGACGCCGTCCCGCCGCCCGGCGGCACCGGCAGCGCCGCCGGCTTCTAG
- a CDS encoding SufS family cysteine desulfurase: MSDVAAPSSPATLDVAAVRAQFAYLDRPEGIVYLDSGASAQKPRPVLDAMHEFGGLHFANVHRGVHRLAVEADTAYNAARARIAAFVGSTPRETIITKSVTEAINLVAHSWAAQNVGAGDEIVISQMEHHANLVPWQQLCRRVGATLRYLEVDEQGRIDLDQLDGFLAGGRVKLVAIAHVSNVLGTRNPVEEVVRRAHAQGARVLVDGAQAVPQQPVDVGALGADFYGWTGHKLYGPTGIGVLHVRAELLADMPPFLTGGDMINIVDFHETSFATGVQRFEAGTPPIIEAVGLAAACDWVDAVGGMAAIHAHEEAITAYALDRLGAMDGIRLVGPRDAAERGALTAFVVDGVHPHDVAEIVARREVCVRAGQHCAEPLHRAIGIPATTRASYAAHTTREEIDALADALAEAQRIFG, from the coding sequence ATGTCCGACGTCGCCGCTCCCAGCAGTCCCGCCACGCTCGACGTCGCCGCGGTCCGCGCCCAGTTCGCGTACCTCGACCGGCCCGAGGGGATCGTCTACCTGGACAGCGGCGCCAGCGCGCAGAAGCCGCGGCCCGTGCTCGACGCGATGCACGAGTTCGGCGGCCTGCACTTCGCCAACGTCCACCGCGGCGTGCACCGGCTCGCGGTCGAGGCGGACACGGCGTACAACGCCGCCCGCGCGCGGATCGCCGCGTTCGTCGGCTCGACGCCGCGCGAGACGATCATCACGAAGAGCGTCACCGAGGCGATCAACCTGGTGGCGCACTCGTGGGCGGCCCAGAACGTGGGCGCGGGCGACGAGATCGTCATCTCGCAGATGGAGCACCACGCCAACCTCGTGCCGTGGCAGCAGCTGTGCCGACGCGTCGGCGCCACGCTGCGCTACCTCGAGGTCGACGAGCAGGGCCGCATCGACCTGGACCAGCTCGACGGCTTCCTGGCCGGCGGCCGCGTCAAGCTGGTCGCGATCGCGCACGTCTCGAACGTGCTCGGCACCCGCAACCCCGTCGAGGAGGTCGTGCGCCGGGCCCACGCGCAGGGCGCGCGCGTCCTCGTGGACGGCGCGCAGGCCGTCCCGCAGCAGCCGGTCGACGTGGGGGCGCTCGGCGCCGACTTCTACGGCTGGACGGGCCACAAGCTCTACGGCCCGACCGGCATCGGCGTGCTGCACGTGCGCGCCGAGCTGCTCGCCGACATGCCGCCGTTCCTGACGGGCGGCGACATGATCAACATCGTCGACTTCCACGAGACGTCGTTCGCCACGGGCGTCCAGCGCTTCGAGGCCGGCACGCCGCCGATCATCGAGGCCGTCGGCCTGGCCGCCGCCTGCGACTGGGTGGACGCGGTCGGCGGCATGGCCGCGATCCACGCCCACGAGGAGGCCATCACCGCCTACGCCCTGGACCGCCTGGGCGCGATGGACGGGATCCGCCTGGTGGGTCCGCGGGACGCCGCGGAGCGGGGCGCGCTGACGGCGTTCGTCGTCGACGGGGTGCACCCGCACGACGTCGCCGAGATCGTCGCCCGCCGCGAGGTCTGCGTGCGCGCCGGCCAGCACTGCGCCGAGCCGCTGCACCGCGCGATCGGCATCCCGGCGACGACGCGCGCCAGCTACGCCGCGCACACGACGCGCGAGGAGATCGACGCGCTCGCCGACGCGCTGGCCGAGGCGCAGCGCATCTTCGGCTGA
- the sufC gene encoding Fe-S cluster assembly ATPase SufC: MADLEIKNLHARVGEKQILKGLDLTVNRGEIHALMGPNGSGKSTLANVIMGNPQLEVTEGQIFWKGEDITELDPDERARKGLFMAFQYPVAIPGVTIVKYLRMVLNAHREERGEGEISLKDFRKLVEGEMARTNVPKEFGSRYLNDGFSGGEKKRLEMLQLALQRPDVAILDETDSGLDVDALNIVSEAVNAVKAETGMGALIITHYQRILHLIKPDRVSILVDGRIVKEAGPELVTEIEEHGYKAIREEAAAAGASTAGV; encoded by the coding sequence ATGGCTGACCTCGAGATCAAGAACCTGCACGCCCGAGTCGGGGAGAAGCAGATCCTCAAGGGCCTCGACCTGACCGTGAACCGCGGCGAGATCCACGCGCTCATGGGCCCGAACGGCTCCGGCAAGTCGACGCTCGCGAACGTCATCATGGGCAACCCGCAGCTCGAGGTGACCGAGGGGCAGATCTTCTGGAAGGGCGAGGACATCACCGAGCTCGACCCGGACGAGCGGGCGCGCAAGGGCCTCTTCATGGCCTTCCAGTACCCCGTCGCCATCCCGGGCGTGACGATCGTGAAGTACCTGCGCATGGTGCTCAACGCGCACCGCGAGGAGCGCGGCGAGGGCGAGATCTCGCTCAAGGACTTCCGCAAGCTCGTCGAGGGCGAGATGGCGCGCACGAACGTGCCCAAGGAGTTCGGCTCGCGCTACCTCAACGACGGCTTCTCGGGCGGCGAGAAGAAGCGCCTGGAGATGCTGCAGCTCGCGCTCCAGCGGCCCGACGTCGCGATCCTGGACGAGACCGACTCCGGCCTCGACGTCGACGCCCTCAACATCGTCTCGGAGGCCGTCAACGCCGTGAAGGCGGAGACCGGCATGGGCGCGCTCATCATCACGCACTACCAGCGCATCCTGCACCTGATCAAGCCGGACCGCGTGTCGATCCTGGTCGACGGCCGGATCGTCAAGGAGGCGGGCCCGGAGCTCGTCACCGAGATCGAGGAGCACGGCTACAAGGCCATCCGCGAGGAGGCCGCGGCCGCCGGCGCCTCGACCGCCGGCGTCTGA
- a CDS encoding sensor histidine kinase gives MPRVPSLDRSLAGRLLALQLVVVAVVVALGATIAIVTARRATFDRHRDETRAVARVLAIEPSVPAALARPDASAVLQPLAERLRRATGTSFITIMRPDRTRLTHPDPRRIGRPFVGRIGPALAGRTFTERYTGTLGPSVRTVAPLRDARGRIVGLVAVGVTLDRIGALAAQQVPGLLLLAVGAFVVGGTLSLLLARRIKRQTLGLEPDRIAALYQHHDATLHGIREGVLVTDRDGRLVLVNDEARRLLGLRAEDEGRAVDALGLPDAVAGLLASPNARRDVTVVVGDRVLVASHTPTEVDGAAVGTVTTLRDRTELDALGRELDAVRGMTDALRAQAHEAANRLHTIVGLVELGRTEDAVRFGSDEASFASDLLGSLEARIDEPALVALLLGKVAVARERGVALVVDDDAELPATGVPAADLVTVVGNLVDNAIDAAAAGAPGGGGRVEVLLGVVDGEVVIEVRDDGPGLPPGPPERLFRPGVSTKPAGPGGRGVGLALVAGAAARLGGTATAEDRPGGGALVRVLLPVRTGVASGSMEA, from the coding sequence ATGCCGCGGGTGCCGTCCCTCGACCGCAGCCTCGCCGGCCGGCTGCTGGCGCTGCAGCTCGTCGTCGTCGCCGTCGTCGTGGCCCTGGGCGCGACGATCGCCATCGTGACCGCGCGGCGCGCGACGTTCGACCGGCACCGCGACGAGACCCGCGCCGTGGCGCGGGTCCTGGCGATCGAGCCGTCCGTCCCGGCCGCGCTCGCCCGGCCCGACGCGAGCGCCGTCCTGCAGCCGCTGGCGGAGCGGCTGCGCCGCGCGACGGGCACGTCGTTCATCACGATCATGCGCCCCGACCGCACGCGCCTGACGCACCCCGACCCGCGCCGGATCGGCCGGCCGTTCGTGGGCCGCATCGGTCCGGCGCTCGCCGGTCGCACGTTCACGGAGCGCTACACGGGGACGCTCGGGCCGTCCGTGCGCACCGTCGCCCCGCTGCGCGACGCGCGCGGCCGGATCGTCGGGCTCGTCGCGGTCGGCGTCACGCTGGACCGCATCGGGGCGCTCGCGGCGCAGCAGGTGCCGGGGCTGCTGCTCCTGGCCGTCGGCGCGTTCGTGGTCGGCGGCACCCTGTCGCTGCTGCTGGCGCGCCGGATCAAGCGGCAGACGCTCGGCCTGGAGCCCGACCGCATCGCCGCGCTCTACCAGCACCACGACGCGACGCTCCACGGCATCCGCGAGGGCGTGCTCGTGACCGACCGCGACGGCCGGCTGGTGCTCGTCAACGACGAGGCGCGGCGGCTGCTGGGCCTGCGGGCCGAGGACGAGGGCCGGGCGGTGGACGCGCTGGGCCTGCCCGACGCCGTCGCCGGCCTGCTCGCGTCGCCGAACGCCCGCCGCGACGTGACCGTGGTGGTCGGCGACCGCGTGCTCGTGGCCAGCCACACCCCCACCGAGGTGGACGGCGCCGCGGTCGGCACGGTGACCACGCTGCGCGACCGCACCGAGCTGGACGCGCTCGGCCGCGAGCTCGACGCCGTCCGCGGCATGACGGACGCGCTGCGCGCCCAGGCCCACGAGGCCGCCAACCGGCTGCACACGATCGTCGGCCTCGTCGAGCTGGGCCGGACCGAGGACGCCGTGCGCTTCGGCTCCGACGAGGCGTCGTTCGCCTCGGACCTGCTGGGGTCGCTCGAGGCGCGGATCGACGAGCCGGCGCTCGTGGCGCTGCTGCTCGGCAAGGTCGCGGTGGCGCGCGAGCGCGGCGTCGCGCTCGTGGTCGACGACGACGCCGAACTGCCCGCCACCGGCGTGCCGGCGGCCGACCTGGTGACCGTCGTGGGCAACCTCGTCGACAACGCGATCGACGCCGCCGCGGCCGGGGCGCCCGGCGGCGGCGGCCGCGTCGAGGTGCTGCTCGGCGTCGTGGACGGCGAGGTCGTCATCGAGGTGCGCGACGACGGCCCCGGCCTGCCGCCCGGGCCGCCCGAGCGGCTCTTCCGCCCCGGCGTCTCGACGAAGCCGGCGGGCCCGGGCGGCCGCGGCGTCGGGCTGGCGCTCGTCGCCGGGGCCGCCGCCCGGCTCGGGGGCACGGCGACCGCGGAGGACCGGCCGGGCGGCGGCGCGCTCGTGCGCGTCCTGCTGCCGGTCCGGACGGGCGTCGCGTCGGGGAGCATGGAGGCATGA
- a CDS encoding MFS transporter encodes MPATPAPTPPRAAVLVVALACVAQFMLVLDDTIVNVALPTLGAELGFSERTLSWVVNAYLLTFGGFLLVGGRVADLVGPRRMFVLSLGAFAAASAACGAAGSAEVLVAARAVQGIAAALLSPAALALLLRATPDAPARGRALGAWASLIGLGAATGVLLGGAIVELVDWRWIFLINLPVAAVALALVPRLVPADARDRAATPPNVLGAALGTLALLLLVFTVVETEHAGWASARTLGGFALVVLLALAFRAGERRAASPLLPPALLRRRRAMRANGLVLVAAAGLLAMFFFMTLYLQRVLGWGPFATGAAFVPFSLSMGLASAVAGRAARRLPPRVPVAVGLLAAAGGLALLSRLEPGSSYVGAVVPGLVLTALGIGAALVVVMGLATDGAGEHSGGLASALLTTAQQVGGAIGIAVMVTVASDRTADALATGAAPPAALADGFSAAFVVMAAVLAVAAVLAAVGLRGDGGPAGAPAGRTAPGAAD; translated from the coding sequence GTGCCCGCCACCCCCGCCCCGACGCCGCCACGCGCGGCCGTCCTCGTCGTCGCGCTCGCGTGCGTCGCCCAGTTCATGCTCGTCCTCGACGACACGATCGTGAACGTGGCCCTGCCGACCCTCGGCGCCGAGCTCGGCTTCTCCGAGCGCACGCTCTCGTGGGTCGTCAACGCGTACCTGCTGACCTTCGGCGGCTTCCTGCTCGTCGGCGGCCGGGTCGCCGACCTCGTCGGCCCGCGGCGCATGTTCGTGCTCAGCCTGGGCGCCTTCGCGGCCGCGTCCGCCGCCTGCGGCGCGGCGGGCTCGGCCGAGGTGCTCGTGGCCGCGCGCGCCGTCCAGGGGATCGCCGCGGCGCTCCTCTCCCCCGCCGCCCTGGCCCTGCTGCTGCGGGCGACGCCCGACGCGCCGGCCCGCGGGCGGGCGCTCGGGGCGTGGGCCAGCCTGATCGGCCTGGGGGCCGCCACGGGCGTGCTGCTCGGCGGCGCGATCGTCGAGCTCGTCGACTGGCGCTGGATCTTTCTGATCAACCTGCCGGTCGCGGCCGTCGCGCTGGCGCTCGTGCCGCGCCTGGTGCCGGCCGACGCACGGGACCGGGCGGCGACGCCGCCGAACGTCCTGGGCGCCGCCCTCGGCACCCTCGCGCTGCTGCTGCTCGTCTTCACCGTCGTCGAGACGGAGCACGCGGGCTGGGCGTCGGCGCGGACGCTGGGCGGGTTCGCGCTCGTGGTGCTCCTGGCCCTGGCCTTCCGGGCCGGCGAACGCCGCGCCGCGTCGCCGCTGCTGCCGCCGGCCCTGCTGCGGCGCCGCCGGGCGATGCGCGCGAACGGCCTGGTCCTCGTCGCCGCCGCCGGCCTGCTCGCGATGTTCTTCTTCATGACGCTGTACCTGCAGCGCGTGCTGGGCTGGGGGCCGTTCGCGACGGGCGCGGCGTTCGTGCCGTTCAGCCTGTCCATGGGCCTGGCGAGCGCCGTGGCCGGCCGCGCCGCGCGGCGGCTGCCGCCCCGCGTGCCGGTGGCCGTCGGCCTGCTCGCCGCCGCCGGCGGCCTGGCGCTGCTCTCGCGCCTGGAGCCCGGCAGCTCGTACGTCGGCGCCGTCGTGCCCGGCCTGGTCCTGACCGCCCTCGGCATCGGCGCGGCGCTCGTCGTCGTGATGGGGCTGGCGACCGACGGGGCCGGCGAGCACAGCGGCGGCCTGGCCTCGGCGCTCCTGACGACGGCGCAGCAGGTCGGCGGCGCGATCGGCATCGCGGTGATGGTGACCGTGGCGTCCGACCGCACCGCGGACGCGCTGGCCACGGGCGCCGCGCCGCCCGCCGCGCTCGCCGACGGCTTCTCGGCGGCCTTCGTGGTCATGGCCGCCGTCCTGGCCGTCGCCGCGGTGCTCGCGGCCGTGGGCCTGCGCGGCGACGGCGGGCCGGCCGGGGCGCCGGCGGGGCGCACCGCGCCCGGCGCCGCGGACTGA
- a CDS encoding undecaprenyl-diphosphate phosphatase: MHLWEAILLGAIEGLTEFLPVSSTGHLTITEKLLGYSIDDPDVTAFTAIIQIGAVLATVLYLRKDIARLVGAFLRGLRSPGERRTADFRFALAILAGSIPIGIIGLAFKDQIETTLRSLWFVGCALILWSGVMWFADRVGTQRRPEGDVRLRDTLTIGLAQCLALIPGISRSGATISAGLLLGIDRVAATRLSFFLAIPALAGATLLQAVSEFDNIANGVGWGPTLVATFVSFVVGYVAVAWLLKFVARHGLGVFIGYRLALGTAVLVLVGTGAISAT, translated from the coding sequence ATGCACCTGTGGGAGGCCATCCTGCTCGGGGCGATCGAGGGGCTCACCGAGTTCCTCCCCGTCTCGAGCACCGGGCACCTGACGATCACGGAGAAGCTCCTCGGCTACTCCATCGACGACCCGGACGTGACGGCCTTCACGGCCATCATCCAGATCGGGGCGGTCCTGGCGACCGTCCTGTACCTGCGCAAGGACATCGCCCGGCTCGTCGGCGCGTTCCTCCGCGGCCTGCGGTCGCCGGGGGAGCGGCGCACGGCGGACTTCCGCTTCGCCCTCGCGATCCTGGCCGGCTCGATCCCCATCGGGATCATCGGCCTGGCGTTCAAGGACCAGATCGAGACGACGCTCCGCAGCCTGTGGTTCGTCGGGTGCGCGCTCATCCTGTGGTCGGGCGTGATGTGGTTCGCCGACCGGGTCGGCACCCAGCGGCGTCCCGAGGGCGACGTCCGGCTGCGGGACACGCTCACGATCGGCCTGGCGCAGTGCCTGGCGCTGATCCCGGGCATCTCGCGGTCGGGCGCGACGATCTCCGCCGGACTCCTGCTGGGCATCGACCGCGTCGCGGCCACCCGCCTGTCGTTCTTCCTGGCGATCCCGGCGCTCGCCGGCGCGACGCTGCTCCAGGCGGTCTCCGAGTTCGACAACATCGCCAACGGCGTGGGCTGGGGGCCGACGCTCGTCGCCACCTTCGTCAGCTTCGTCGTCGGCTACGTCGCCGTCGCGTGGCTGCTGAAGTTCGTCGCGCGGCACGGCCTGGGCGTCTTCATCGGCTACCGCCTGGCGCTCGGCACCGCCGTGCTCGTGCTCGTCGGCACGGGCGCGATCTCCGCCACGTAG
- the dctA gene encoding C4-dicarboxylate transporter DctA yields MERTSSTAAGTAPAASPPPRVPWRRRLYTWVIVGIVLGGALGAAAPGFAASLEPLGSSFVSLIKMVIAPIIFCTVVAGIGSLDGLRKVGRIGGKALLYFEVVTTVALILGLVVMNVLKPGAGLHADPDKIQVSGAVSEYIGEGESQRWYEVITHMIPDSVVGALADGEILQVLFFAVLFGIALNLLGPTGKPIAAGVDKLAQVFFKIVKLVMYAAPVGAFGAMAYTVGEYGTEALTNLLKLILIFYGTSLFFVLVVLGAICWRNGVNVLKLLRYMKDELLIVLGTSSSESVLPNVMRKLEHLGASKQVVGLTVPTGYSFNLDGTAIYLTLAALFVAQAQDVSLSLGAQLGLVGILLLTSKGAAGVTGSGFIVLAATLSSLGTVPVAGIMLIFGIDKFMSECRALTNVVGNSVASIVVARSEGQFDDARARRVLDGELPYIAADETADAPAVPAPAPRAGHGERPAAAPGLVPGAGVA; encoded by the coding sequence ATGGAGCGCACGAGCAGCACCGCAGCCGGCACGGCCCCCGCCGCGTCGCCACCGCCCCGCGTCCCGTGGCGCCGGCGGCTCTACACCTGGGTCATCGTGGGCATCGTGCTGGGCGGCGCGCTCGGGGCCGCCGCCCCGGGCTTCGCCGCGAGCCTCGAGCCGCTCGGCTCGTCCTTCGTGAGCCTGATCAAGATGGTGATCGCCCCGATCATCTTCTGCACCGTCGTCGCCGGCATCGGGTCGCTCGACGGCCTGCGCAAGGTCGGCCGGATCGGCGGCAAGGCGCTCCTCTACTTCGAGGTCGTCACCACGGTCGCCCTGATCCTGGGCCTCGTCGTGATGAACGTCCTGAAGCCGGGCGCCGGCCTGCACGCCGACCCGGACAAGATCCAGGTGAGCGGCGCCGTCTCGGAGTACATCGGCGAGGGCGAGAGCCAGCGCTGGTACGAGGTGATCACGCACATGATCCCCGACAGCGTCGTGGGCGCCCTCGCCGACGGCGAGATCCTGCAGGTCCTGTTCTTCGCCGTCCTCTTCGGCATCGCCCTGAACCTGCTCGGCCCGACGGGCAAGCCGATCGCGGCGGGCGTGGACAAGCTCGCGCAGGTCTTCTTCAAGATCGTGAAGCTCGTCATGTACGCCGCGCCGGTCGGCGCGTTCGGCGCGATGGCCTACACGGTGGGCGAGTACGGCACGGAGGCGCTGACGAACCTCCTCAAGCTGATCCTGATCTTCTACGGCACGTCGCTGTTCTTCGTGCTCGTAGTGCTCGGCGCGATCTGCTGGCGCAACGGGGTGAACGTCCTCAAGCTGCTGCGCTACATGAAGGACGAGCTGCTGATCGTCCTGGGCACGAGCTCGTCCGAGTCGGTGCTGCCGAACGTCATGCGCAAGCTCGAGCACCTCGGCGCCTCGAAGCAGGTCGTGGGCCTGACCGTCCCGACGGGCTACTCGTTCAACCTCGACGGCACGGCGATCTACCTGACGCTCGCCGCCCTCTTCGTGGCGCAGGCGCAGGACGTCAGCCTGTCGCTCGGCGCGCAGCTCGGCCTCGTCGGCATCCTGCTGCTGACCTCGAAGGGCGCCGCCGGCGTGACGGGCTCGGGCTTCATCGTCCTGGCGGCGACCCTGTCGTCCCTGGGGACCGTCCCGGTCGCCGGCATCATGCTGATCTTCGGCATCGACAAGTTCATGTCGGAGTGCCGCGCGCTGACGAACGTCGTCGGCAACAGCGTCGCCAGCATCGTCGTCGCGCGCTCCGAGGGGCAGTTCGACGACGCCCGCGCCCGCCGCGTGCTCGACGGCGAGCTGCCGTACATCGCGGCCGACGAGACCGCCGACGCCCCGGCCGTCCCCGCTCCCGCTCCGCGCGCCGGCCACGGCGAGCGGCCGGCCGCGGCCCCCGGCCTGGTCCCCGGGGCGGGCGTCGCCTGA